A genomic region of Venturia canescens isolate UGA chromosome 9, ASM1945775v1, whole genome shotgun sequence contains the following coding sequences:
- the LOC122416033 gene encoding uncharacterized protein, giving the protein MSHGSQRMNEDNWNVEETDKCSESRDDGPNDDVHNISDGNEMETSQSLCMDVEGRNPNDPKLQGIEERCHRKLRKIKCERGGLSSLLTTRNQTRTSLYSN; this is encoded by the exons ATGAGCCATGGATCGCAAAGGATGAACGAAGACAACTGGAACGTCGAAGAAACTGACAAATGCAGTGAATCTCGAG ACGATGGACCGAATGACGATGTACATAACATCAGCGATGGGAATGAAATGGAGACATCTCAATCATTATGCATGGATGTTGAAGGAAGAAATCCAAACGACCCGAAATTACAAGGGATCGAAGAACGATG TCATAGgaaactgagaaaaatcaagtgCGAACGAGGAGGTCTATCTTCCCTTTTGACAACGAGGAATCAAACGAGAACGAGTCTTTATTCCAATTAG